A region of Faecalibacterium taiwanense DNA encodes the following proteins:
- a CDS encoding patatin-like phospholipase family protein translates to MDERSAPCKALVLAGGGARGSYQVGVWRALMELDWHPQIITGTSVGSLNGAMFVLDQYETARDMWLAIRSKDVMELPEEDADLSALHQFLRSVVKAGGMDVTPLEEIVERVLDEDALRAAPIRFGLVTVEQRGLKPRELTLDEIPAGKVKDYLMASAACFPALRAREIDGVKFLDGGYSDNMPTGLAKRMGADELVCVDLEGVGITRPNLTGLPTVMVRSYWELGDILHFDPDTARRNIELGYYDTRRAMGYLRGCAYAVSCDAQSCADAAAFHAKFERVQKAVREKYPVTLTADAALLLAKMKDADLAPLEAAAEDAGVDPAHYYTTHTLCDAFLAKCDQARMQSFAPLFEGSADAARAALAALLPNTFLQALVWRTLTTPEAELLPEVTEHESV, encoded by the coding sequence ATGGATGAACGCAGTGCTCCGTGCAAAGCTCTGGTGCTGGCGGGCGGCGGAGCCAGGGGCAGCTATCAGGTGGGTGTGTGGCGCGCGCTGATGGAGCTGGACTGGCACCCGCAGATCATTACCGGCACCAGCGTTGGCAGCCTGAACGGTGCCATGTTCGTGCTGGACCAGTACGAGACGGCCCGCGATATGTGGCTGGCCATCCGCAGCAAGGATGTGATGGAGCTGCCGGAGGAGGATGCCGACCTTTCGGCCCTGCACCAGTTCCTGCGCAGCGTGGTGAAAGCCGGCGGCATGGATGTGACCCCGCTGGAAGAGATCGTGGAGCGGGTGCTGGACGAGGATGCCCTGCGCGCGGCTCCCATCCGCTTCGGCCTTGTCACGGTGGAGCAGCGGGGCTTAAAGCCCCGGGAGCTGACGCTGGACGAGATCCCGGCAGGAAAGGTCAAGGACTACCTGATGGCCTCCGCTGCCTGCTTCCCGGCGCTGCGTGCGCGGGAGATCGACGGGGTCAAGTTTCTGGATGGCGGCTACAGCGACAACATGCCCACCGGTCTTGCCAAACGCATGGGCGCGGATGAACTGGTGTGCGTCGATCTGGAAGGCGTGGGCATCACCCGCCCCAACCTCACCGGCCTGCCCACCGTGATGGTGCGCAGCTACTGGGAGCTGGGCGATATCCTGCACTTTGACCCTGACACCGCCCGCCGCAACATCGAGCTGGGCTACTATGATACCCGCCGCGCTATGGGATATCTGCGGGGGTGTGCCTATGCTGTCTCCTGTGATGCCCAGAGCTGCGCGGACGCTGCTGCGTTCCACGCAAAATTTGAGCGGGTGCAAAAGGCCGTGCGGGAGAAATACCCGGTCACCCTGACGGCGGATGCGGCCCTGCTGCTGGCCAAGATGAAGGATGCCGACCTTGCCCCGCTGGAAGCCGCCGCGGAAGATGCCGGTGTGGACCCAGCCCATTACTACACCACCCATACTTTGTGCGATGCATTCCTTGCAAAGTGCGATCAGGCACGGATGCAGAGCTTTGCGCCGCTGTTTGAGGGCAGTGCCGATGCGGCGCGGGCCGCACTGGCCGCGCTGCTGCCCAATACCTTTTTGCAGGCGCTGGTCTGGCGCACCCTGACCACGCCGGAAGCCGAGCTTTTGCCGGAGGTGACCGAACATGAAAGTGTATAA
- a CDS encoding phosphoenolpyruvate--protein phosphotransferase, translated as MKVYKGSCASPGLVLGQVSRLEHHVETTTVGPFKPSRELQLLTDAIRTAQDELESMADRAAPSEQAIFQFQSMMLDDEGMMNEVRFCINAGIGAAAAMNQVGQRYADQLANMKDNPYMQLRSVDILDASRRVINIITNRPRMWLALDHPVILAAERLMPTDLFSVPSGMILGIITAEGSGQSHAAIIARAMNIPGIVQVGRDFLDDCDGRTVILDATGGQCTLDPDAAARQQAETRICELQRENEEMGQLHALPNRTKDGQPFELLANCFGPEDIDTAMQSGAQGVGLLRTGYMMLPGRILDEQEQYFFYCSCLAAAKGCPVTVRTFDFGSDRTISDAYQGLQSSKLGLRGIRNSLRQPHQFETQLCALLRAAARGPLRVMFPMVTNVEDWDAAMRVVERCREHLRERGVAFNEDTKFGVMLSVPAACLTAEEFVEHGVDFLVVGTNDLTQYTHAADRELASAEHYYRPASSAMKKLITMVLDAAKVRNVPVTICGLAVGNPANTVQYLQLGLRSFSVSPQNLLNVKKALLEL; from the coding sequence ATGAAAGTGTATAAAGGTTCCTGCGCTTCTCCCGGCCTTGTGCTGGGGCAGGTGAGCCGTCTGGAGCACCATGTGGAGACCACGACCGTGGGCCCCTTTAAACCGTCCCGGGAGCTGCAGCTGCTCACCGATGCCATCCGCACCGCACAGGACGAGCTGGAATCCATGGCAGACCGTGCCGCACCCAGCGAGCAGGCCATCTTCCAGTTCCAGAGCATGATGCTGGACGACGAGGGCATGATGAACGAGGTGCGCTTCTGCATCAATGCGGGCATTGGCGCGGCAGCGGCCATGAATCAGGTGGGCCAGCGCTACGCCGACCAGCTGGCCAACATGAAGGATAACCCTTACATGCAGCTGCGCAGTGTGGATATTCTCGACGCAAGCCGCCGGGTCATCAACATCATCACCAACCGCCCCCGCATGTGGCTGGCGCTGGACCACCCGGTGATCCTTGCGGCAGAGCGGCTGATGCCCACCGACCTGTTCAGCGTGCCCTCCGGCATGATCCTTGGCATCATCACGGCAGAGGGCAGCGGCCAGAGCCACGCGGCCATCATTGCCCGGGCAATGAATATCCCGGGCATCGTGCAGGTGGGCCGGGATTTTCTGGACGACTGCGACGGCCGCACCGTCATTCTGGACGCCACCGGGGGCCAGTGCACGCTGGACCCGGACGCTGCCGCCCGCCAGCAGGCCGAGACCCGCATCTGCGAGCTGCAGCGGGAGAACGAAGAGATGGGGCAGCTGCATGCTCTGCCCAACAGGACAAAGGACGGCCAGCCCTTTGAGCTGCTGGCCAACTGCTTTGGGCCGGAGGACATCGACACGGCCATGCAGTCCGGTGCACAGGGCGTGGGCCTGCTGCGCACCGGCTACATGATGCTGCCGGGCCGCATCCTCGATGAGCAGGAACAGTATTTCTTCTACTGCTCCTGTCTTGCTGCCGCCAAGGGCTGCCCGGTAACGGTGCGCACCTTCGACTTTGGCTCAGACCGCACCATTTCCGACGCCTATCAGGGCCTGCAGTCTTCCAAGCTTGGCCTGCGGGGCATCCGCAACAGTCTGCGCCAGCCCCACCAGTTCGAGACGCAGCTCTGTGCGCTGCTGCGCGCCGCCGCCCGCGGCCCGCTGCGGGTGATGTTCCCCATGGTGACGAATGTGGAGGACTGGGACGCAGCCATGCGTGTGGTGGAGCGCTGCCGCGAGCACCTGCGGGAGCGCGGCGTGGCGTTCAACGAAGATACAAAGTTCGGCGTGATGCTCAGCGTACCCGCTGCCTGCCTGACCGCTGAGGAATTTGTAGAGCACGGGGTCGATTTTCTTGTGGTCGGCACCAACGACCTGACCCAGTACACCCACGCGGCAGACCGGGAGCTTGCCAGCGCCGAGCACTACTACCGCCCGGCCAGCAGCGCCATGAAAAAGCTTATCACTATGGTGCTGGATGCCGCAAAGGTGCGCAATGTGCCGGTGACCATCTGCGGCCTTGCGGTGGGCAACCCGGCCAACACGGTGCAGTATCTGCAGCTGGGCCTGCGCAGCTTCTCGGTGAGCCCGCAGAACCTTTTGAATGTGAAGAAAGCCCTGCTGGAGCTCTGA